In Solanum lycopersicum chromosome 3, SLM_r2.1, the genomic stretch TGtctgaaaaattattttcatcattgtTGTCATTGCTGCTACGGAGGGGAAATAATTCAAGAGTCTGTGCTTCATGACCATTGCCTTcgccttcttcttcttcgtctcCGATGATGTTTTGGTGTTTTTGATCACATCTAAAAGGTGTTATAAAGATGTTGAGATGATCTTTGGGCTTGAAAAGTTGTTTTGTCTGATGGTCGATTGTTGTTGGCGTTGATGGACAACTCCTTATAATTGGAGTACAAGTTGCAGTAGTTATAGTATTACTACAAATTGTTGCACAattggtgttgttgttgatggTGGGTGGTGAACAAGACAAATGCATCATCTGCCACGTGGCATTCCTTTCTGCTAATAAGCTCCTTCTTTGTTCTCCTTCGTCGAATGGTATCCATCTTTCTGCTGCTGCTACTCTACATGATTCTGCAACTCCTGCTGCTGTTGCCCCTGCCGCTGCCGATGCTGCACCTGCCTTTGTTTTTGCTGCAGTTTTCTGCATCAATATTTATTGCAAGATTATCAACTATTCCATGCAACtagtgatgaaaaaaaaaaaaaagtaacaaaccTATTTTGACCATAGCTAGAGGTACATAGCatacaattttgatttgatagaGCATATACCTAAGCAAAGTCAAATTTCACGGAAGAGGTTATGCAAACGTCTTTTCGTGATATGACTAGAGAGATCGGATCATGGGTGCCCATAtccatcacttttttttttaatgaaatatctAAAGCACAAAATCCCAAAACCCTATTTCTCATAGACTCAGTACAGCTTTTAAACAACTTTCCTATTTTCCAAGAAATAATgtgttgattatttatttatttttacaaatcaTAACAACATAATGACATGTTTAGAGAATGTTAATTTGCTTTTTTGGTTATGAAAAAGAGAATGGAAGAGTCTAAGGAAAGAGAAAAGGAAGGAGGGGAGGAAGGACCTCTGCAAGAGTACTGCAGTTTGTTGGGGATGGCCAGTGCTTGGTCTGTTCAATTTCAAAAACTGTCCTATTTGCCCCTGCGAGGacaaacacaaaaacaaaaaataagagTAAAGAAACTTTTTCATCTCTAATAAGCAACAATCGGAATGGAAGAAAAAGCATATCTCAAATTGCAACTTTACAATATATCTTtgaataacaacaaaataatacaaagtGGTCATAGCATagcaagagaaaaaaaaaaaaaaaaagagaatatttaGTGTATCATCACACACTATCAAACAGATTTCTCTCTTTCATGTATCATTCTCATCGCATGTCGTCTTTTGTTAACTTGCATGCTCATGTACTTCTCACGCTACCATTCTGATGAATTCctcagaaaataaaaaaaaattaatattcccTTCGTCATGATAATTAAGATTATCacacatataatttaaataaatattttaagaaattgttGAAATCTTTACCTGATTCTTTTCTTTCAGCATTTTCAGCGTTACAATTACTCTGAGACTGATCATCACCACCACCGCCATTACCGTTCCCATTAGCAGAAGATTCAAGTTGACGGCGTCttttttggcgttcccttgctttatgattttgaaaccagtagaaaacattttttccttcaattttGCCATACCGTCTAAGTTGTGCAGTGATATGCTGAATCTGTTCAGCTGACGGAGTTCTCGTGCCGCGTCGATACAACTCTTCCAGCGTTTGCAGTTGTTCTGGAGTTGGATTCCAACGTGAGCTCACTACTAATTGCGTATTGAAATCTCTCTTATTTTGCTCACTCATAGCtgaatgcaaaaaaaaaattaaaaatgtttagATCTGTCGATAAAATAGAGTTTTCTATGCAGGAAGAAGTATCAGTGTCACGCATGCAGTAAAGGAAAGGAAAggcaaaaaagagaaaaagtagaAAGACATGTCtatgtataaaaattaatttaccaaGCTGATGATGATTAAGTGCAATAAAGTTTTCTCCATGAAAATTTCTTAAGCAATTCGTTGGATTCGCCGTAGGCGCATGAGGCACTCTCGGCATTAGTGGACGAAGCTTTCTTCCATTACACGAATCCGACATGTTAAAATCTCCTCCCTCATTGTAACCCATCATCCACATTTCTCTTCGTCTTTGATTACCTAAAAAAAGCGAAACAAATTTTGCTTGTTCCTTTGAGTAAGATCAAGGGCAAGAAATTCGTtacataaataaaagtaaaagagagAATGAAATTGGGTGACTTTTAAGGGAGCTGAACACAAGGAATTTGTCAAGATTCAGGAGAAAGAGATGGAACAATAgagacagaaagagagagaaggaatgGTGTTGGTTTGCATTGAAACAAAAGTCATGAGGTTGACTAGCTTAATAAATACTTAGGTTTAGTAGGATATGTAATGAATTTTTGTAGGAGACAAATAGGACAGAGAATTGAAGGAAAAGCAAAATGGATGGAATAGAgaatgaaacaaaaagaaagaaagagaaggaaGGCGTGGAATTCTGGGAGAAACAAGGTAGAGATGAAGAAGGAAGAGAAAGAGGTTATCGATAAATGTGAATGAAAAACGACGTGACGATGATGAGGGTTATGATAAGCTCCTCATCACTTGACCCCTCATTTATTCTTCTTACTTTGTCCTCTCCCTTTCACACTTATTCTCAATACCAACTGCCTCCTTCCCCATCTCCACAATCCTCAAAACACTAATCTAacttaacctttttttttttcattacaaTAGGTAAATGGGTTATTGATCTTTAATGgtatgagattttatttttttttaaatcggtgtaaattgataaattatatttatattatttgagaTATTTATAATGTTTGATTTTGTATTTAGTTTTATACTTTCGTTTTTTACTTTCACAAGCTAAATGGTTCGTATTTGTTTATGAGCAAGATGTGTAATTTGTCAacttatttcatttactttgtTACCTTGTTTTTTAAGTGATTTTGAATgggtttttttttgtgtgtgtgaaaTCTTAATGGTTAAATTAATAACCAAGTCGataatgattaataaataataatcgaTAAAACGATatcttaatgattttttaaCAATGTAGCATGTctacaaataaaaaagttgGAAAAGGAATGGTTCTAAATCTAAAGCAGTTTAGAATGAATAGAAATCGATAAATAAATATCTTAATGACTCCATAGTGATTTGCCACAAACCTTGAGAGGCAACAATGGAGACCAAAAGAATACAAGTTCTATAGAATGGGTTGGAGGTGGCAATTGTACACACATT encodes the following:
- the LOC101252569 gene encoding WUSCHEL-related homeobox 1 isoform X1, with protein sequence MWMMGYNEGGDFNMSDSCNGRKLRPLMPRVPHAPTANPTNCLRNFHGENFIALNHHQLAMSEQNKRDFNTQLVVSSRWNPTPEQLQTLEELYRRGTRTPSAEQIQHITAQLRRYGKIEGKNVFYWFQNHKARERQKRRRQLESSANGNGNGGGGDDQSQSNCNAENAERKESGANRTVFEIEQTKHWPSPTNCSTLAEKTAAKTKAGAASAAAGATAAGVAESCRVAAAERWIPFDEGEQRRSLLAERNATWQMMHLSCSPPTINNNTNCATICSNTITTATCTPIIRSCPSTPTTIDHQTKQLFKPKDHLNIFITPFRCDQKHQNIIGDEEEEGEGNGHEAQTLELFPLRSSNDNNDENNFSDKDEIGAAANLNNNFNGSHYQFFEFLPLKN
- the LOC101252569 gene encoding WUSCHEL-related homeobox 1 isoform X2, with the translated sequence MSEQNKRDFNTQLVVSSRWNPTPEQLQTLEELYRRGTRTPSAEQIQHITAQLRRYGKIEGKNVFYWFQNHKARERQKRRRQLESSANGNGNGGGGDDQSQSNCNAENAERKESGANRTVFEIEQTKHWPSPTNCSTLAEKTAAKTKAGAASAAAGATAAGVAESCRVAAAERWIPFDEGEQRRSLLAERNATWQMMHLSCSPPTINNNTNCATICSNTITTATCTPIIRSCPSTPTTIDHQTKQLFKPKDHLNIFITPFRCDQKHQNIIGDEEEEGEGNGHEAQTLELFPLRSSNDNNDENNFSDKDEIGAAANLNNNFNGSHYQFFEFLPLKN